A DNA window from Camelina sativa cultivar DH55 chromosome 17, Cs, whole genome shotgun sequence contains the following coding sequences:
- the LOC104759899 gene encoding uncharacterized protein LOC104759899, which yields MGSLPGKPEPNPKEFVNAIMLRSGKQLLTNELNRDIEPKGGEVVVEIDDEDELILKDLGKDKEAEGVVVDKGKSKVVEEPKQDKTIDEITKKSKGVAKETLFVPPPYEPRLPFPGRFKKQQVDKYRAMFDAQMKDVAITTPIIDAFLLNPSYSKFLKDAVLEKKKALQGMVILTHECSAIIQNKVVAKKLEDPGSFTLPCTLGPLSFGHCLCDLGSSVSLMPLSVAKRLGFTHYKKCMITLVLADRSIRTPVGVLEDLPVMIGHFEIPTDFVVLEMDEEPKDPLILGRPFLRTAGTMIDVKGGKIQLNLGKEALTFDINQVMRKPTIGGQVFYIEKMEALADELLEELAIEDELQSTLTVKQGEFGLLKEDSEGYQKILDSHKPSKDGESFLELKKQVVCSVEVNSNEDWSELKAPKIELKPLPKGLRYAFLGKNSTYPVIINEELSEHETVTLLGELKKFRRAIGYSLDDIKGISETLCMHRIHLDDESMTSIEPQRRLNPNLRDVVRKEILKLLDAGIIYPISDSTWVSPVHVVPKNDKDELIPTRTITGHRMCIDYRRLNDASRKDHFSLPFIDQMLERLASHTHYCFLDGYSGFFQIPIHPNDQETTFTCPYGHTP from the exons ATGGGTTCACTACCGGGAAAACCAGAACCAAACCCAAAGGAGTTTGTAAACGCCATCATGTTGAGAAGTGGTAAGCAGCTACTAACTAATGAGCTCAATAGGGACATTGAGCCTAAAGGAGGGGAGGTAGTGGTtgagattgatgatgaagatgagctgATATTGAAAGATTTGGGTAAAGATAAAGAAGCTGAAGGAGTTGTGGTTGACAAAGGGAAGAGTAAAGTGGTTGAGGAGCCTAAGCAAGACAAAACCATTGATGAAATTACCAAGAAAAGTAAAGGTGTTGCCAAAGAAACTCTTTTTGTGCCTCCACCTTATGAACCAAGGCTGCCATTTCCTGGAAGGTTCAAAAAGCAACAAGTGGACAAGTATAGAGCCATGTTTGATGCACAAATGAAGGATGTTGCTATCACAACGCCTATCATTGATGCATTCTTGTTGAACCCCTCTTACAGCAAGTTCCTCAAGGATgcagttttggagaagaagaaagctctcCAAGGAATGGTTATCTTGACTCATGAGTGTAGTGCTATCATTCAAAACAAAGTGGTGgcaaagaagcttgaagatcctggTAGCTTCACTCTCCCTTGCACTCTAGGACCTTTATCTTTTGGCCATTGCTTATGTGATTTGGGGTCTAGTGTGAGTTTGATGCCTCTCTCGGTTGCTAAGAGACTGGGTTTCACACACTACAAGAAGTGTATGATCACCCTAGTTCTTGCTGATAGATCAATTAGGACCCCTGTTGGAGTGCTTGAAGATCTCCCGGTGATGATTGGTCATTTTGAGATTCCAACCgactttgttgttcttgaaatgGATGAGGAACCAAAGGATCCACTCATCTTGGGGAGACCATTTCTAAGAACTGCTGGAACCATGATTGATGTGAAAGGTGGGAAGATTCAATTGAATTTGGGAAAGGAAGCTTTGACTTTTGACATCAACCAAGTGATGAGGAAGCCTACAATTGGTGGTCAAGTGTTCTACATTGAGAAGATGGAAGCTTTGGCTGATGAGCTTTTGGAGGAATTGGCTATAGAAGATGAGCTCCAAAGCACTTTGACAGTTAAGCAAGGAGAGTTTGGGTTACTTAAGGAGGATAGTGAGGGATATCAAAAGATTCTTGACTCTCACAAGCCTTCTAAAGATGGTGAAAGCTTCCTTGAGTTGAAAAAGCAAGTGGTGTGTTCAGTTGAGGTAAATTCGAATGAGGATTGGAGTGAGCTTAAGGCACCCAAGATTGAACTCAAACCACTCCCTAAGGGGCTAAGGTATGCTTTCCTAGGTAAAAACTCTACTTACCCTGTCATTATCAATGAGGAGCTTAGTGAACATGAAACTGTTACTCTTCTTGGTGAATTGAAAAAGTTTAGGAGAGCTATTGGTTATTCACTAGATGACATAAAAGGGATTTCTGAAactctttgcatgcataggattcatTTAGATGACGAATCAATGACTTCCATTGAACCACAAAGAAGGTTAAACCCTAACTTAAGAGATGTGGTGAGGAAAGAGATTCTTAAACTCCTTGATGCCGGTATCATATATCCCATATCGGATAGTACATGGGTTTCTCCTGTACATGTGGTACCAAAGAATGATAAAGATGAATTGATTCCTACAAGAACTATAACTGGTCATAGAATGTGTATTGATTATAGGAGACTCAATGATGcatctaggaaagatcatttctCTTTACCattcattgatcaaatgctAGAGAGGCTTGCTAGTCATACTCATTATTGCTTTCTTGATGGGTATTCTGGTTTCTTTCAAATCCCCATACATCCAAATGATCAAGAAACTACTTTCACATGTCCTTATG GCCATACACCATAA